The following coding sequences lie in one Spinacia oleracea cultivar Varoflay chromosome 1, BTI_SOV_V1, whole genome shotgun sequence genomic window:
- the LOC130465573 gene encoding uncharacterized protein, producing the protein MCKQIFFSGQYSIRKMYQGLLGQFPKVQWRRVLCNSSASPKSLFILWLALHGRLPTKDRILQWGIVTDGLCSLCGSKLESTQHLFFQCSFSKKVWQKFLQGLHISRAVQNFDQEIQFPIRMSKNTIAVSKLFLAGFAETVYGLWLQRNQRVFAGHIQTAEQISRDVIFRVACRYRDSDLHLLLF; encoded by the coding sequence ATGTGTAAGCAGATCTTCTTCTCTGGTCAGTATTCAATTAGGAAAATGTATCAAGGTCTACTTGGTCAATTTCCTAAGGTACAATGGAGAAGAGTTTTGTGTAATAGTTCTGCCAGTCCCAAGAGCTTATTTATTCTTTGGCTTGCACTTCATGGCAGACTGCCTACTAAGGATAGGATCCTGCAGTGGGGGATTGTTACTGATGGCTTGTGTAGTCTATGTGGGAGTAAGCTGGAATCTACTCAACACCTGTTTTTTCAGTGTAGTTTCTCTAAGAAAGTGTGGCAGAAGTTCTTACAAGGCCTTCACATTAGTAGAGCTGTGCAGAATTTTGATCAAGAGATCCAATTTCCAATTAGAATGAGTAAGAACACTATTGCTGTGAGCAAGTTGTTTCTTGCTGGCTTTGCTGAAACTGTGTATGGATTGTGGTTGCAGAGGAACCAAAGAGTGTTTGCTGGTCACATTCAAACTGCTGAGCAGATTAGTAGGGATGTAATCTTTCGTGTTGCCTGTAGATACAGGGATTCTGATTTACATTTATTGCTGTTTTGA